The following are encoded together in the Streptomyces tsukubensis genome:
- a CDS encoding gas vesicle protein GvpG gives MGLISGLLTLPLAPVRGVGWIAGQLEQMGAREMYDPAVLRTRLSVLNDSLERGEITDEQFEREEEHLLDLLEGSKESLPVERTT, from the coding sequence ATGGGCCTGATCTCGGGACTGCTCACGCTCCCCCTGGCCCCGGTGAGGGGCGTCGGCTGGATCGCCGGGCAGCTGGAGCAGATGGGCGCCAGGGAGATGTACGACCCCGCGGTACTGCGTACCCGGCTCTCTGTTCTCAACGACTCGCTGGAGCGCGGCGAGATCACCGACGAGCAGTTCGAGCGTGAGGAGGAGCACCTCCTCGACCTCCTCGAAGGCAGCAAAGAGTCCCTACCCGTGGAACGGACCACCTGA
- a CDS encoding SRPBCC family protein: MARQNQRQEADEPQDSGGEKFTGLDRLREELSSFASAHLDDLVRKAGDKVTGVAQHLTDSTQEGGSILPQVGKRLLQGDNPVKAMVGEKARNVKDTVVGKAKEAVGAGSGDGKAGSSKATNIVEVIDVGVPLRRAYNQWSQLEDFQDFTKGVRSVSVNEEGESDWTLKIGPSSRSWKAHVEEQIPDERIVWNSEGAKGTTHGVITFHELAPSLTRIVVVVEYQPAGFFEKTGNLWRAQGRRLRLDLKHFQRHVTFTDEEPEGWRGEIRDGEVVRSHDEVVEQEEAEAEDDQGGADGEGSYDDRDDDEAPDDPEEADEEGPEDEYEDEGPDEEDDDEDERNGDDRGEEDDEDEADEKPRRGRGRR; encoded by the coding sequence ATGGCCAGGCAGAACCAGCGCCAGGAAGCGGACGAGCCACAGGACAGTGGGGGTGAGAAGTTCACCGGCCTCGACAGGCTCCGTGAGGAGCTGTCCTCCTTCGCGAGCGCCCACTTGGACGATCTGGTCCGCAAGGCGGGCGACAAGGTCACGGGCGTGGCCCAGCACCTGACCGACTCCACCCAGGAGGGCGGCAGCATCCTGCCGCAGGTGGGCAAGCGGCTCCTCCAGGGAGACAACCCGGTCAAAGCGATGGTCGGCGAGAAGGCACGCAACGTGAAGGACACCGTCGTGGGCAAAGCCAAGGAAGCAGTGGGCGCGGGCAGTGGAGACGGCAAGGCGGGGAGCTCGAAGGCCACCAACATCGTCGAGGTCATCGATGTCGGTGTCCCGCTGCGCCGGGCCTACAACCAGTGGTCGCAGCTGGAGGATTTCCAGGACTTCACGAAGGGCGTACGCAGCGTCTCCGTGAACGAGGAGGGCGAGAGCGACTGGACCCTCAAGATCGGTCCGTCCAGCCGCAGTTGGAAGGCGCACGTCGAGGAGCAGATCCCCGACGAGAGGATCGTCTGGAACTCCGAGGGCGCCAAGGGCACCACGCACGGCGTGATCACCTTCCACGAACTGGCGCCGAGCCTGACGCGGATCGTCGTCGTGGTGGAGTATCAGCCGGCCGGGTTCTTCGAGAAGACGGGCAACCTCTGGCGTGCCCAGGGCCGTCGGCTCCGGCTGGACCTCAAACACTTCCAGCGGCATGTCACCTTCACCGACGAGGAGCCCGAGGGCTGGCGCGGCGAGATCCGCGACGGCGAGGTCGTCCGCTCGCACGACGAGGTCGTCGAGCAGGAGGAAGCCGAGGCCGAGGACGATCAGGGCGGCGCGGACGGGGAGGGGTCCTACGACGACCGGGACGACGACGAGGCGCCCGACGACCCCGAGGAAGCGGACGAAGAGGGACCCGAGGACGAGTACGAGGACGAGGGTCCGGACGAAGAGGACGACGACGAGGACGAGCGGAACGGGGACGACCGCGGTGAAGAGGACGACGAGGACGAGGCCGACGAGAAGCCGCGTCGCGGCCGCGGCCGGCGGTGA
- a CDS encoding gas vesicle protein, with protein MTTIDTQGYAAPVTGTQSTTHSTNLADILERVLDKGIVIAGDIKIDLLDIELLTIRLRLFVASVDTAKKAGIDWWETDPALSSRAARSELLEENRRLREELARAEDRASLDEDAEDGRPCAAYEPGAAYERSGAGPGTGRDAEEHGNR; from the coding sequence ATGACCACGATCGACACGCAGGGCTACGCGGCACCTGTCACCGGTACCCAGTCCACCACCCACTCCACCAACCTCGCCGACATCCTCGAACGCGTCCTGGACAAGGGCATCGTCATCGCGGGTGACATCAAGATCGACCTGCTGGACATCGAGCTGCTGACCATTCGGCTGCGGCTCTTCGTGGCCTCGGTGGACACCGCGAAGAAGGCGGGCATCGACTGGTGGGAGACCGATCCGGCGCTCTCGTCCCGCGCGGCCCGCAGTGAACTGCTTGAGGAGAACCGCAGGTTGCGCGAGGAGTTGGCCCGTGCCGAGGACCGCGCCTCCCTCGACGAGGACGCCGAGGACGGGCGTCCCTGCGCCGCGTACGAGCCCGGCGCCGCGTACGAGCGGTCCGGGGCCGGCCCGGGGACAGGACGAGACGCAGAGGAGCACGGAAACCGATGA
- a CDS encoding GvpL/GvpF family gas vesicle protein — MTAHATDGAPPLQEPYGPLATYVFAVCRAGAATEPPRAAGLSGNPLRLLPLGAELAAVVQSVPASEYAEEAWKRLLGEPASLERCARAHHEAVTATAACATAVPLPLATQYEDDLRAREALTEQTSRFDEALRRVEGREEWGVKVYVAAGREAPQDPPAAVPSAPPSPAPGAGLAYLNRRRAEHDGWERRREESVRQAERVDTALRTLAVAARRLRPHESEVKGERRQVLNASYLVDGTDTALLHRTVEGLRRRTGAEIELTGPWVPYSFAGADA; from the coding sequence ATGACGGCACACGCGACGGACGGCGCACCGCCGCTCCAGGAGCCGTACGGGCCCCTCGCGACCTATGTGTTCGCCGTGTGCCGCGCCGGGGCGGCCACGGAGCCGCCGCGGGCCGCCGGCCTGTCGGGGAACCCGCTGCGGCTGCTCCCGCTCGGCGCGGAACTCGCGGCGGTCGTGCAGAGCGTACCGGCCTCCGAGTACGCCGAGGAGGCGTGGAAGCGTCTCCTCGGAGAGCCCGCCTCCCTGGAGCGCTGTGCCCGTGCCCACCACGAGGCGGTCACGGCGACGGCCGCGTGCGCCACGGCGGTTCCGCTGCCGCTGGCCACGCAGTACGAGGACGACCTGCGGGCACGTGAAGCGCTCACCGAGCAGACCTCCCGCTTCGACGAGGCGCTGCGCCGGGTGGAGGGCCGTGAGGAGTGGGGGGTCAAGGTCTACGTAGCGGCGGGCCGCGAAGCACCGCAGGATCCCCCGGCCGCCGTCCCCTCCGCACCGCCCTCACCGGCCCCGGGCGCCGGTCTCGCCTACCTCAACCGCAGGCGGGCCGAGCACGACGGATGGGAGCGGCGGCGCGAGGAGTCCGTCCGGCAGGCGGAGCGGGTCGACACCGCGCTGCGGACACTGGCGGTCGCGGCCAGGAGGCTGCGTCCGCACGAGAGCGAGGTGAAGGGGGAGCGCAGGCAGGTCCTGAACGCCAGCTATCTGGTGGACGGCACGGACACTGCCCTGCTGCACCGGACGGTGGAGGGGCTGCGCAGGCGCACCGGGGCGGAGATCGAACTCACCGGACCCTGGGTGCCCTATTCCTTCGCGGGGGCCGACGCGTGA
- a CDS encoding gas vesicle protein has product MSDPVPWDAEGPEAGIIGIPLVDLLDRVLATGVVISGDLVIAIAEVPLVRLSLHALLSSVNERVPAPWKDGGPL; this is encoded by the coding sequence GTGAGCGATCCGGTGCCGTGGGACGCCGAAGGACCGGAGGCGGGAATCATCGGCATTCCGCTGGTGGACCTGTTGGACCGGGTCCTGGCGACCGGCGTGGTGATCAGCGGTGACCTGGTCATCGCCATCGCGGAGGTTCCCTTGGTACGCCTGTCGTTGCACGCGTTGCTGTCGTCGGTCAACGAACGCGTCCCCGCACCGTGGAAGGACGGAGGTCCGCTGTGA
- a CDS encoding gas vesicle protein K, with translation MDADTVGRDLVSLVLTVVELLRQLMERQAIRRADQGDLTDDQVERIGTTLMMLETRMNELCAQHGLRLEDLNLDLGPLGTLLPDHR, from the coding sequence GTGGACGCCGACACCGTGGGCCGTGACCTGGTGAGTCTGGTCCTCACCGTGGTCGAGCTGTTGCGTCAGCTCATGGAGCGCCAGGCCATCCGCCGTGCCGACCAGGGGGACCTGACGGACGACCAGGTGGAGCGGATCGGAACGACCCTGATGATGCTGGAGACCAGGATGAACGAACTCTGCGCGCAGCACGGTCTGCGGCTGGAGGACCTCAATCTGGACCTCGGCCCCCTGGGCACGCTGCTCCCCGACCACCGCTGA
- a CDS encoding VOC family protein, whose product MPKITPNLWFDTQGLEAAEFYVSVFPNSKVTAVTYYPEGGRREAGTVLTVEFLLDGQEYIAINGGPEFAFNEAISLGINCADQQEIDYYWEALTADGGSEGPCGWLKDKYGLSWQVYPGGMAEMLSDPERARRVTPVLMAMGKLDVAALQKAADGG is encoded by the coding sequence ATGCCGAAGATCACGCCGAATCTCTGGTTCGACACCCAGGGGCTGGAGGCGGCCGAGTTCTACGTCTCGGTCTTCCCCAACTCGAAGGTCACCGCCGTCACGTACTACCCGGAGGGCGGACGGCGCGAGGCCGGCACGGTCCTGACCGTCGAGTTCCTCCTCGACGGCCAGGAGTACATCGCCATCAACGGCGGCCCCGAGTTCGCCTTCAACGAGGCCATCTCCCTGGGGATCAACTGCGCGGACCAGCAGGAGATCGACTACTACTGGGAGGCGCTGACGGCCGACGGGGGCTCGGAGGGGCCCTGCGGATGGCTGAAGGACAAGTACGGGCTGTCCTGGCAGGTCTACCCCGGCGGAATGGCGGAGATGCTGAGCGACCCGGAGCGGGCGCGGCGGGTCACGCCGGTCCTGATGGCGATGGGGAAGCTCGACGTGGCCGCGTTGCAGAAGGCGGCGGACGGCGGCTGA
- a CDS encoding FUSC family protein, with amino-acid sequence MEGEEGLERGVPQWARRVLRWWGRAWHSDGTERHTVLLVAKSTLAAALSWIISFYVMDARSPAFAPFSAVVIMQVTVYQSVVQSLRYVGAVAAGVAVQAALGFTTGPELLTFLAVAVIALSIGRWRVLGTQGPQVATAAFFAFSTYISTTGTTERVLQLGQIILLVLIGCVIGTAVNIAIAPPMRYRSAEYSIHALAGSLYDLARDIHPTLRGGTLDAETTGRWRRQAAGTGSLITQARSGLSTAKESVYLNPRRLLRRHHGHLTFQGYESVLDTLERTLYQMASLTRSLDQWQEERDYLYGRFLERYADFLEAVDEIALTVSNLDETTLPQQTERLTRQTRDARQRCEEVVEEARNQGLPLADPTRPYGVLVIEANRLTEELQYTSDTLRSWVAV; translated from the coding sequence ATGGAGGGCGAGGAGGGCCTGGAGCGGGGGGTACCGCAGTGGGCGAGGCGGGTCCTGCGGTGGTGGGGGAGGGCCTGGCACTCCGACGGGACGGAGCGGCACACGGTGCTGCTTGTGGCCAAGAGCACCTTGGCCGCCGCCCTTTCCTGGATCATCTCCTTCTACGTGATGGACGCCAGGTCGCCGGCGTTCGCACCCTTCTCCGCCGTGGTGATCATGCAGGTCACGGTCTACCAGTCGGTCGTGCAGTCGCTGCGCTATGTCGGCGCGGTGGCGGCGGGCGTCGCCGTCCAGGCCGCGCTCGGCTTCACCACGGGACCCGAACTGCTGACCTTCCTGGCCGTGGCCGTGATCGCGCTGTCGATCGGACGGTGGCGGGTCCTGGGAACACAGGGACCACAGGTGGCCACGGCCGCGTTCTTCGCCTTCTCCACCTACATCAGCACCACGGGCACCACCGAACGCGTGCTGCAACTGGGACAGATCATCCTGCTTGTCCTCATCGGCTGCGTCATCGGCACCGCGGTGAACATCGCCATCGCGCCCCCGATGCGTTACCGCAGCGCCGAGTACAGCATCCACGCCCTGGCCGGTTCGCTCTACGACCTGGCCCGCGACATACACCCGACGCTGCGGGGCGGCACCCTCGACGCGGAGACCACCGGCCGGTGGCGCCGTCAGGCCGCCGGTACGGGCAGCCTGATCACGCAGGCGAGGAGTGGTCTGAGTACCGCGAAGGAGAGCGTCTACCTCAATCCGCGCCGTCTGCTGCGGCGCCACCACGGCCATCTCACCTTCCAGGGGTACGAGTCGGTGCTCGACACCCTGGAGCGGACCCTCTACCAAATGGCGTCCCTGACCCGCAGTCTCGACCAGTGGCAGGAGGAGAGGGACTACCTCTACGGCCGTTTCCTTGAGCGGTACGCGGACTTCCTTGAGGCCGTCGATGAGATCGCTCTCACCGTGAGCAACCTCGACGAGACGACACTGCCGCAGCAGACGGAACGTCTCACCCGCCAGACGCGGGACGCCAGGCAGCGGTGCGAGGAGGTCGTGGAGGAGGCGAGGAACCAGGGCCTTCCGCTGGCCGATCCCACCCGCCCCTACGGGGTGCTGGTGATCGAGGCCAACCGGCTCACCGAAGAACTCCAGTACACCAGCGACACGCTGCGGAGCTGGGTCGCGGTCTGA
- a CDS encoding ABC transporter substrate-binding protein — MSSRKTGTSRKTRPGRAGTFRSGPLRASSAAVLALALAVAGCSSKADDDNKGSGSEGGVKTGEGVSGRTISLGALTDMTGVYATLGKSITQAQRLYIKQVNADGGVCGRKLSLVVRDHGYDPQKAVAAYTELEPKVLGFPQFIGSPFVAAVEKRITADKALVLPQAWSANLLGSPYIRVIGSTYDYETINAIDFLMKEKGLKKGDKLGHVYFEGDYGENALKGSRHMAQEAGLTVVEQKIKPTDNDMTAQVAALKKAGVKAVVLSAGPRQAASLVGVAAAGKFDVPIIGNNSAFSPQLLATQAGPALTKNYWVASPSLPVGADTADAKKLVKDYRTAYPKESLDNGVVAGWTAAAVFTQALKKACQNKDLTRQGVDKALLTLNAYDNGFGIKQDFSDPKAASSRESVIQQPDTSVTGGLKAVREAGAAPEARGYTASG, encoded by the coding sequence ATGAGTTCACGGAAAACCGGTACATCCCGCAAGACCCGACCGGGGCGAGCGGGCACCTTCCGTTCCGGTCCGCTCAGGGCCTCCTCCGCCGCCGTGCTCGCCCTGGCGCTCGCGGTCGCCGGATGCAGCTCCAAGGCGGACGACGACAACAAGGGCAGCGGGAGCGAGGGCGGCGTCAAGACCGGCGAGGGGGTCTCGGGCAGGACCATCAGCCTGGGCGCCCTCACCGACATGACCGGTGTCTACGCCACGCTCGGCAAGAGCATCACCCAGGCCCAGCGGCTCTACATCAAGCAGGTCAACGCCGACGGCGGTGTCTGCGGCCGGAAATTGAGTCTGGTCGTCCGCGACCACGGTTACGACCCGCAGAAGGCCGTCGCCGCCTACACCGAACTCGAACCGAAGGTCCTGGGCTTCCCCCAGTTCATCGGCTCACCGTTCGTCGCCGCCGTCGAGAAGCGCATCACGGCGGACAAGGCGCTGGTCCTCCCGCAGGCCTGGTCGGCCAACCTGCTCGGCAGCCCGTACATCCGCGTCATCGGCTCCACGTACGACTACGAGACGATCAACGCCATCGACTTCCTGATGAAGGAGAAGGGGCTGAAGAAGGGCGACAAGCTCGGCCACGTCTACTTCGAGGGCGACTACGGCGAGAACGCGCTCAAGGGCTCCCGCCACATGGCGCAGGAGGCCGGGCTCACCGTCGTCGAGCAGAAGATCAAGCCGACGGACAACGACATGACAGCGCAGGTGGCGGCGTTGAAGAAGGCCGGAGTGAAGGCCGTCGTGCTCAGCGCGGGACCGCGCCAGGCGGCCTCCCTCGTCGGCGTGGCCGCTGCCGGGAAGTTCGACGTCCCCATCATCGGCAACAACTCCGCCTTCTCGCCGCAGCTCCTCGCCACCCAGGCGGGCCCCGCCCTCACGAAGAACTACTGGGTCGCCTCCCCGTCCCTCCCCGTCGGCGCCGACACCGCCGACGCGAAGAAACTGGTGAAGGACTACCGCACCGCGTACCCGAAGGAGTCCCTCGACAACGGAGTCGTCGCCGGCTGGACGGCGGCCGCCGTCTTCACCCAGGCGCTCAAGAAGGCCTGCCAGAACAAGGACCTGACCAGGCAGGGGGTCGACAAGGCCCTCCTCACCCTCAACGCCTACGACAACGGCTTCGGCATCAAGCAGGACTTCAGCGACCCGAAGGCCGCCTCCTCTCGGGAGAGTGTGATCCAGCAGCCCGACACGTCCGTCACCGGCGGCCTCAAGGCGGTCCGCGAGGCGGGCGCGGCCCCCGAGGCGCGGGGATACACGGCGAGCGGCTGA
- a CDS encoding branched-chain amino acid ABC transporter permease, which yields MWAAGALVLLALPFYLDRFWLQAGLFAMAAAIGAIGLNLLTGAAGQLSLGHAFFLAVGAYGYCVFAGESTGSQIGLALPTWLAAVLAVLVSGVAGGLFSPVAGRLRGAYLGIATLALIFIGQHVLFNARDVTGGFNGRDVPPLSLFGLTFDDAEVVVAAVPFGSSEKLWYAGLLLLLGSGLFARGVLRGRPGRALNALRDHQVAAGVIGVPVARYRGAVFVLSSMYAGIAGVLLALVFQRTVPDYFGMALSLEYLAMIVIGGLGSVGGAVVGAVFVSLLPQLLTRYSDVLPLVSDPGSGGVAPGEASRYLYGAAVVAVVLFLPGGLTSIAARRIRTTPREKR from the coding sequence ATGTGGGCCGCCGGTGCCCTGGTCCTCCTCGCGCTCCCCTTCTACCTGGACCGCTTCTGGCTCCAGGCAGGGCTGTTCGCCATGGCAGCGGCCATCGGCGCCATCGGCCTCAACCTCCTCACCGGGGCCGCGGGCCAACTCTCCCTCGGACACGCCTTCTTCCTCGCCGTGGGCGCGTACGGCTACTGCGTCTTCGCGGGCGAGTCCACCGGCTCGCAGATCGGGCTCGCCCTGCCGACCTGGCTCGCCGCGGTACTCGCCGTACTCGTCTCGGGAGTCGCGGGCGGCCTCTTCAGCCCCGTCGCGGGACGGCTGCGCGGGGCGTACCTCGGCATCGCCACCCTCGCGCTGATCTTCATCGGGCAGCATGTGCTGTTCAACGCCCGTGACGTGACCGGCGGCTTCAACGGGCGGGACGTACCGCCCCTGAGCCTCTTCGGGCTGACCTTCGACGACGCCGAAGTGGTCGTCGCCGCCGTCCCGTTCGGCTCCTCGGAGAAGCTCTGGTACGCGGGGCTCCTCCTGCTCCTCGGCTCCGGGCTCTTCGCCCGGGGGGTGCTGCGCGGGAGGCCGGGCCGCGCACTGAACGCCCTGCGTGACCACCAGGTGGCGGCCGGAGTGATCGGCGTACCCGTCGCCCGCTACCGGGGCGCGGTCTTCGTCCTGTCCTCCATGTACGCGGGGATCGCGGGCGTCCTGCTCGCGCTCGTCTTCCAGCGGACCGTGCCCGACTACTTCGGCATGGCCCTGTCCCTCGAATACCTCGCCATGATCGTCATAGGCGGGCTCGGCTCGGTCGGTGGCGCGGTGGTCGGGGCGGTCTTCGTCTCGCTCCTCCCACAGCTCCTGACCCGCTACAGCGATGTCCTGCCGCTCGTCAGTGACCCCGGCTCGGGCGGAGTCGCGCCGGGCGAGGCGTCCCGCTACCTCTACGGAGCCGCGGTGGTGGCGGTGGTTCTCTTCCTGCCCGGCGGCCTGACGAGCATCGCCGCCCGGCGTATCCGGACAACTCCCAGGGAGAAGCGATGA
- a CDS encoding branched-chain amino acid ABC transporter permease — protein sequence MSTFAELLLNGVSLGSVYALIALGFVVIFRATEVVNFAHASLLLAGGYLIASLHDDIGFWPALLVGIGGAAVVGAAVEFLVMRRYRGTNHSVLAIATIGVDILLTTELTRRLGTDVLALGDPWGDAVLTVGEVSVPHTQIAAFVAAALLIGTFLLAFRFTSWGVAMRAAAESPETAALMGVRLGRVSLGAWAVAGGLAAVAALFLTVFPTPGLERATSLAALKAFPAAILGGLDSTTGALAGGLIVGVTESLATGYQSDLAFMGRGLGDLAPYLVMLVVLLIRPAGLLGTKELTRV from the coding sequence GTGAGCACCTTCGCCGAACTCCTCCTGAACGGAGTCTCGCTGGGCTCCGTCTACGCGCTCATCGCCCTCGGCTTCGTCGTCATCTTCCGCGCCACCGAGGTGGTGAACTTCGCACACGCCTCGCTGCTCCTCGCGGGCGGCTACCTCATCGCCTCCCTCCACGACGACATCGGCTTCTGGCCCGCGCTCCTCGTCGGCATCGGGGGAGCGGCGGTGGTCGGCGCCGCCGTCGAGTTCCTGGTGATGCGCCGCTACCGGGGCACCAACCACAGCGTGCTCGCCATCGCCACGATCGGCGTCGACATCCTGCTCACCACCGAACTCACCCGCCGCCTCGGCACGGACGTCCTCGCTCTCGGCGACCCGTGGGGCGACGCGGTCCTCACCGTGGGCGAGGTGAGCGTGCCGCACACCCAGATCGCCGCCTTCGTCGCCGCCGCCCTCCTCATCGGAACCTTCCTGCTCGCCTTCCGTTTCACCTCCTGGGGCGTGGCGATGCGCGCGGCGGCCGAGAGCCCGGAGACGGCCGCGCTCATGGGCGTACGGCTGGGACGGGTGTCGCTCGGCGCCTGGGCGGTGGCGGGCGGACTGGCCGCCGTGGCCGCCCTCTTCCTCACCGTCTTCCCCACCCCTGGGCTGGAGCGCGCCACCTCGCTCGCCGCGCTGAAGGCGTTTCCGGCCGCGATCCTCGGCGGCCTCGACTCGACGACGGGCGCGCTCGCGGGCGGGCTGATCGTCGGCGTCACCGAGTCCCTCGCCACCGGTTACCAGAGTGACCTCGCCTTCATGGGCAGAGGCCTCGGCGATCTCGCCCCCTACCTGGTGATGCTCGTGGTGCTGCTGATACGCCCTGCGGGGCTGCTGGGCACGAAGGAGCTGACCCGTGTCTGA
- a CDS encoding ABC transporter ATP-binding protein, which yields MTAEDGTPLPAVPAPPGTPGVKTLSVRGLTVRFAGLTALDAVDLTVLPGTVHALIGPNGAGKSTTFNVLTGVYRATGGSVRHGDRELTGLPPHRIAEQGIARTFQNLALPAGTTVADTLLLGRHRLTRAGFLASGLRLPSATQEERRHRERVREIAAFVGLERQLDTPTGALPYGQRKLTELARALCLEPGLLLLDEPVAGMTSEERRRTASVIAGIRDSLGISILLVEHDMGVVMRIADTVTVLDFGRLIADGAPHDVQNDPAVLRAYLGEETAS from the coding sequence ATGACCGCCGAGGACGGCACGCCCCTGCCCGCCGTCCCCGCCCCGCCCGGCACCCCCGGGGTCAAGACCCTGTCCGTACGCGGCCTGACCGTACGCTTCGCGGGACTGACCGCCCTGGACGCGGTCGACCTCACCGTCCTGCCGGGCACCGTGCACGCGCTCATCGGGCCCAACGGCGCGGGGAAGTCCACCACTTTCAACGTACTGACCGGCGTCTACCGCGCCACCGGAGGCAGCGTCCGCCACGGCGACCGTGAACTGACCGGCCTGCCCCCGCACCGCATCGCGGAACAGGGCATCGCGCGGACCTTCCAGAACCTCGCCCTGCCCGCGGGCACCACTGTCGCTGACACCCTCCTCCTCGGGCGCCACCGCCTCACCCGCGCCGGTTTCCTCGCCTCGGGACTGCGGCTGCCGAGCGCGACGCAAGAGGAGCGCCGCCACCGCGAACGGGTGCGTGAGATCGCCGCGTTCGTCGGTCTGGAGCGGCAGTTGGACACGCCCACGGGCGCGCTCCCCTACGGACAGCGGAAGCTCACGGAACTCGCCCGCGCGCTCTGTCTCGAACCCGGGCTGCTCCTCCTCGACGAGCCGGTCGCCGGCATGACCTCCGAGGAGCGGCGGCGCACGGCCTCCGTCATCGCGGGCATCCGCGACAGCCTCGGCATCTCGATCCTGCTGGTGGAACACGACATGGGAGTGGTGATGCGGATCGCCGACACGGTCACCGTGCTCGACTTCGGGCGGCTGATCGCCGACGGCGCCCCGCACGACGTGCAGAACGACCCCGCCGTCCTCCGCGCCTACCTCGGAGAGGAGACCGCATCGTGA
- a CDS encoding ABC transporter ATP-binding protein produces MAGSGLVVRDVSVGYGAVRALRQVSLEVPDGSVVTVLGANGAGKSTLLRALSRTLSFHGGAVTGGGITFDGRPLERPVDAGVCHVPEGRRVFARMTVADNLRAGALGARGTRADRAAALDRVHRLFPVLAERARQPAGLLSGGEQQMLAVGRALMAAPRLLLLDEPSLGLAPQMAARIARTIGEINEEGTAVLLVEQNAALALRLATHAYVLEVGEVTLAGPAAELAASDEVRRRYLGVVDEEAAAQDVAALPALPRWGGRR; encoded by the coding sequence GTGGCTGGATCGGGACTGGTGGTACGGGATGTGTCGGTCGGCTACGGCGCCGTGCGGGCCCTGCGGCAGGTGTCACTGGAGGTGCCCGACGGCTCTGTCGTCACCGTCCTCGGCGCCAACGGCGCGGGCAAGTCGACGCTGCTGCGGGCCCTCTCGCGGACGCTGTCCTTCCACGGCGGCGCCGTCACCGGCGGTGGCATCACCTTCGACGGGCGCCCACTGGAGCGGCCGGTCGACGCGGGGGTGTGCCATGTACCGGAAGGACGGCGGGTCTTCGCACGGATGACGGTCGCGGACAACCTGCGCGCGGGGGCCCTCGGCGCGCGCGGCACGAGGGCGGACAGGGCGGCGGCCCTGGACCGGGTGCACCGGCTCTTCCCCGTACTGGCCGAGCGGGCCAGGCAGCCCGCGGGCCTGCTCTCCGGCGGGGAACAGCAGATGCTCGCGGTGGGCCGCGCCCTGATGGCAGCGCCCCGGCTGCTGCTCCTTGACGAGCCCTCGCTCGGTCTCGCCCCACAGATGGCCGCCCGCATCGCCAGGACCATCGGGGAGATCAACGAGGAGGGCACCGCCGTCCTGCTCGTGGAACAGAACGCGGCCCTCGCCCTGCGCCTCGCCACCCACGCGTACGTACTGGAGGTCGGTGAGGTCACCCTCGCGGGGCCCGCGGCGGAACTGGCCGCGTCGGACGAGGTCAGGCGCCGTTACCTCGGCGTGGTGGACGAGGAGGCCGCAGCCCAGGACGTGGCCGCCCTGCCCGCCCTGCCCCGCTGGGGAGGCCGCCGATGA